One window of the Asticcacaulis sp. SL142 genome contains the following:
- a CDS encoding 6,7-dimethyl-8-ribityllumazine synthase, with the protein MSQEQPLRILIVESRFYDDISDELLAGAKSALEAYGAEYDVVTVPGAFEVPAAIAMAEDAAHRPTGRYYDGYVALGCVIRGDTTHYDYVCTESARGLMDLSMNQRLAIGYGILTVEDEDQAWVRARRSEGDKGGTVAKVCLDMISLRKSLLGGGVHD; encoded by the coding sequence TTGTCACAAGAACAACCCTTGCGCATCCTGATCGTCGAAAGCCGGTTTTATGATGATATTTCTGATGAGCTTCTAGCCGGAGCCAAATCCGCGCTCGAAGCCTATGGGGCTGAGTACGATGTGGTGACGGTGCCGGGGGCGTTTGAGGTGCCGGCGGCGATCGCCATGGCCGAAGATGCCGCGCATCGTCCAACGGGCCGTTATTACGATGGTTATGTGGCTCTGGGCTGCGTCATTCGCGGGGACACCACCCACTATGATTATGTCTGCACGGAATCGGCCCGTGGCCTGATGGATCTGTCGATGAACCAGCGTCTGGCGATTGGTTACGGTATTCTGACGGTCGAAGACGAAGATCAGGCCTGGGTGCGGGCACGGCGTTCCGAAGGCGATAAGGGCGGCACGGTGGCCAAGGTTTGTCTTGATATGATTTCGCTGCGCAAATCCTTGCTGGGTGGTGGTGTTCATGACTGA